The Saccharothrix variisporea genome has a segment encoding these proteins:
- a CDS encoding NADP-dependent oxidoreductase codes for MPFSSREWRLAARPVGEPQTTDFTFATTTVPDPGPGQVVVRNDHLSVDPYMRGRMNEGESYIPPFELDQPMTGSAVGTVVASEVAELPVGTTVTHFLGWREYALLGASDVQVVDTSIAPATAYLGVLGTTGLTAWATLKEVAPVREGDVVFVSGAAGAVGSVAARLARKLGAAKVIGSAGGPVKAARLTADFGYDVALDYRAGDIHGQLAAAAPEGVDVYLDNVGGDHLDAALRVLNRFGRVGLVGAISMYNATSLPAGPPHLPLAIGKRVTLRGMNVGDHYHLAPEFVRQAAGWLADGSLVTDETVVDGIENAVEAFLAMMRGANTGKMLVRVS; via the coding sequence ATGCCGTTCTCCAGCCGTGAGTGGCGCCTCGCCGCTCGTCCCGTCGGCGAGCCCCAGACCACCGACTTCACCTTCGCCACCACGACCGTGCCCGACCCCGGCCCCGGCCAGGTCGTCGTCCGCAACGACCACCTGTCGGTGGACCCGTACATGCGCGGCCGGATGAACGAGGGCGAGTCCTACATCCCGCCGTTCGAGCTGGACCAGCCGATGACCGGGTCGGCCGTGGGCACCGTCGTGGCGTCCGAGGTGGCCGAACTGCCGGTCGGGACGACCGTCACCCACTTCCTGGGCTGGCGGGAGTACGCGCTGCTCGGGGCGTCGGACGTGCAGGTGGTGGACACGTCCATCGCGCCGGCCACGGCGTACCTCGGCGTGCTGGGCACCACGGGCCTGACGGCGTGGGCGACGCTGAAGGAGGTCGCGCCCGTCCGCGAGGGTGACGTGGTGTTCGTCTCCGGCGCGGCCGGCGCCGTGGGTTCGGTGGCGGCCCGGCTGGCGCGCAAGCTGGGCGCGGCCAAGGTCATCGGCTCGGCGGGCGGTCCCGTGAAGGCCGCGCGCCTGACCGCGGACTTCGGCTACGACGTGGCCCTGGACTACCGCGCCGGCGACATCCACGGCCAGCTCGCCGCTGCCGCGCCCGAGGGGGTGGACGTGTACCTGGACAACGTGGGCGGCGACCACCTGGACGCGGCGCTGCGCGTGCTCAACCGGTTCGGCCGGGTCGGTCTGGTGGGCGCGATCTCGATGTACAACGCGACCTCCCTGCCCGCCGGTCCCCCGCACCTGCCGCTGGCCATCGGCAAGCGGGTGACGTTGCGCGGCATGAACGTCGGCGACCACTACCACCTGGCCCCGGAGTTCGTGCGGCAGGCGGCGGGGTGGCTGGCGGACGGGTCGCTGGTGACCGACGAGACCGTGGTGGACGGGATCGAGAACGCCGTGGAGGCGTTCCTGGCGATGATGCGCGGGGCGAACACCGGCAAGATGCTCGTGCGGGTGTCCTGA
- a CDS encoding aldo/keto reductase: MTGVLGRSDVRVPPMGVGVMVWGDQTAMPRWDPARNAYGPNSSLADQREALAVCLSAGVNLVDTAAMYGGGASELRVGELAGPDVPAGSDVLVATKFPARFLSGAGSLPATLDASLARLRRTSVDLYQVHYPVPWMSIGKLMDLMAEAVAAGKVRAVGVSNFSALQMRTAHAALARHGLPLASNQVQYSLLHRDPETNGVLAACRELGVTLIAYMPLASGALTGKYSAVDRPSGWRRWRAPFRKKDMPRVERVNAVQRELAGRYGRTPSQIALRWLLQQPGVLPIPGAKNARQARENVGALEFELTPADLEALSAVSA, from the coding sequence GTGACCGGTGTCCTGGGTCGCAGCGATGTGCGCGTGCCTCCGATGGGCGTTGGCGTGATGGTGTGGGGCGACCAGACCGCCATGCCGCGCTGGGACCCGGCCCGCAACGCGTACGGACCGAACAGCAGCCTCGCCGACCAGCGCGAAGCCCTGGCGGTGTGCCTGTCGGCGGGCGTGAACCTGGTCGACACCGCCGCCATGTACGGGGGCGGGGCGTCCGAGCTGCGGGTCGGCGAGCTGGCGGGTCCGGACGTGCCGGCGGGTTCGGACGTGCTGGTCGCCACCAAGTTCCCGGCCCGGTTCCTCTCGGGTGCGGGCAGCCTGCCGGCGACGTTGGACGCGTCGCTGGCACGGCTGCGCCGCACGTCGGTCGACCTGTACCAGGTGCACTACCCGGTGCCGTGGATGTCGATCGGGAAACTGATGGACCTGATGGCGGAGGCGGTCGCGGCCGGCAAGGTGCGAGCGGTGGGCGTGAGCAACTTCTCGGCGCTCCAGATGCGCACCGCGCATGCCGCGCTGGCCCGTCATGGGCTGCCGCTGGCGTCCAATCAAGTCCAATACTCGTTGCTGCACCGGGATCCGGAGACCAACGGGGTGCTGGCGGCGTGCCGGGAGTTGGGCGTGACCCTGATCGCGTACATGCCCTTGGCGTCGGGTGCTTTGACCGGCAAGTACTCGGCGGTGGACCGGCCGTCGGGCTGGCGGCGGTGGCGTGCGCCGTTCCGGAAGAAGGACATGCCTCGGGTGGAGCGCGTCAACGCGGTGCAGCGCGAGTTGGCGGGGCGGTACGGGCGGACGCCGAGCCAGATCGCCTTGCGGTGGCTGTTGCAGCAGCCGGGGGTGTTGCCCATTCCCGGGGCGAAGAACGCCCGCCAGGCGAGGGAGAACGTCGGCGCGCTGGAGTTCGAGCTGACCCCGGCCGACCTCGAAGCCCTGTCGGCGGTTTCGGCCTGA
- a CDS encoding WXG100 family type VII secretion target, whose amino-acid sequence MPPGRIAPNPDHPLIRHLNGDFGNAQYMIAWLHRLYIQLEGPMYPGYDRYLDMEHGNPYYFGITTEDYLHPLDVLSGQDIALMESVHHILESARYKNDNNRTDDRISQFVFNDLNADLERAQNTWKGATADSVHQYRKDFQNFYPEHQKAIGQLGNCLVAYAGVIREARKDVDKIVGQFYDALENYYYSSSFPLDYVIVVLDLLVGFIFDKLPLKPTEERIFSAVLGKAISDAGTQAGQSVGGDDLLDIAKAYLTAANDVCDKAKAQIRALTERLRTEVETTLLNMGPVPVPSPPATVSDGFEVDLGVLGTLVATTASSIAYFEQNARDLHIGASGVTSGYPLLGGQGGSGAFFHTGKDFSDAFVGAYQRVTDTYQAFIDGLKRLHQGLQDAYDTYNATETQVRQSFGSLAATFGKL is encoded by the coding sequence ATGCCACCTGGTCGGATAGCGCCGAATCCCGATCATCCGCTGATCCGGCACCTGAACGGCGATTTCGGCAACGCGCAGTACATGATCGCCTGGCTGCACCGGCTCTACATCCAGCTCGAAGGCCCGATGTACCCCGGGTACGACCGCTACCTGGACATGGAACACGGGAACCCGTACTACTTCGGTATCACGACCGAGGACTACCTCCACCCGCTGGACGTGCTGAGCGGTCAGGACATCGCCCTGATGGAGAGCGTCCACCACATCCTGGAGAGCGCCCGGTACAAGAACGACAACAACCGGACCGACGATCGGATCAGCCAGTTCGTCTTCAACGACCTGAACGCCGACCTGGAACGGGCGCAGAACACCTGGAAGGGCGCGACGGCCGACAGCGTCCACCAGTACCGCAAGGATTTCCAGAACTTCTACCCGGAGCACCAGAAAGCGATCGGTCAACTCGGCAACTGCCTGGTCGCCTACGCGGGTGTGATCCGTGAGGCCCGCAAGGACGTCGACAAGATCGTCGGACAGTTCTACGACGCGCTGGAGAACTACTACTACTCGTCGAGCTTTCCGCTCGACTACGTCATCGTGGTCCTCGACCTGCTCGTCGGCTTCATCTTCGACAAGCTGCCGCTGAAACCCACCGAGGAGCGCATCTTCAGCGCCGTCCTCGGCAAGGCGATCAGCGACGCGGGCACCCAAGCGGGCCAATCGGTCGGGGGCGACGACCTGCTGGACATCGCGAAGGCCTACCTCACCGCCGCCAACGACGTGTGCGACAAGGCGAAGGCGCAGATCAGGGCGCTCACCGAACGCCTGCGAACGGAGGTCGAGACCACCCTGCTGAACATGGGCCCGGTGCCCGTGCCGTCACCTCCCGCGACCGTGTCCGACGGGTTCGAGGTGGACTTGGGCGTGCTGGGCACCCTGGTCGCCACCACGGCGTCGTCCATCGCCTACTTCGAGCAGAACGCCCGAGACCTGCACATCGGAGCCAGTGGCGTGACTTCGGGCTACCCGTTGCTCGGCGGGCAGGGTGGGTCCGGCGCGTTCTTCCACACCGGCAAGGACTTCTCCGACGCGTTCGTCGGGGCGTACCAGCGCGTCACCGACACGTACCAGGCCTTCATCGACGGGCTCAAGCGCCTCCACCAAGGCCTTCAAGACGCCTACGACACCTACAACGCCACGGAAACCCAGGTCAGGCAGTCGTTCGGCAGCCTCGCGGCGACGTTCGGGAAACTGTGA
- a CDS encoding SulP family inorganic anion transporter, producing the protein MTAFLPVRADWVGATRRDLVAGVTVAVVALPLALGFGVASGLGAASGLVTAVVAGALAAVFGGSSLQVSGPTGAMTVVLVPIVARYGVDGVLTVGLLAGVLLVVLAVARAGRYMRYVPVPVVEGFTIGIAAVIALQQVPAALGVPAPEEDHVVGAVVAAVAEFVAAPRWEAVALAGGVAVVVLVGARWRPGVPFSLPAVVVGTLAAQWLPVARIGDLPASLPAPSLAFLDLGAVWSLLPSAVAVAALAALESLLSAAVADGMSVNQRHDPDRELFGQGLANLVVPLFGGVPATAAIARTAVNVRSGATSRLAALTHAVVLLLIVLVAAPWVSRVPLAVLAGVLLATAVRMVEVGSVRALVRSGRSDAAVLVLTAVATLALDLVTAVIVGLVLAGVFALRAVSRTARLEEVPLEPGDHRAEERALLAEHIVAYRLDGPLLFAAAHRFLLELTEIAPVSVVVLRMSRVSAIDATGVHVLRDAVRRLEHRGITVLMSGVREEHRRALGTLDVRAFDHTPDAIDHARALLEERNLLP; encoded by the coding sequence GTGACGGCGTTCCTGCCGGTCCGGGCGGACTGGGTCGGTGCGACGCGGCGCGACCTGGTGGCCGGGGTGACGGTGGCGGTGGTGGCGTTGCCGCTGGCGCTGGGGTTCGGGGTCGCCTCGGGGCTGGGTGCGGCATCCGGCCTGGTCACCGCGGTGGTGGCGGGTGCGTTGGCGGCGGTGTTCGGGGGTTCCAGCCTCCAGGTGTCCGGGCCGACTGGTGCCATGACGGTGGTGCTGGTGCCGATCGTGGCCCGGTACGGCGTGGACGGGGTGCTCACGGTCGGGCTGCTCGCCGGGGTGCTGCTGGTGGTGCTCGCGGTGGCACGGGCCGGGCGTTACATGCGGTACGTGCCGGTGCCGGTGGTGGAGGGCTTCACGATCGGCATCGCCGCGGTGATCGCGTTGCAGCAGGTCCCGGCCGCGCTGGGTGTGCCTGCGCCCGAGGAGGACCACGTGGTGGGGGCGGTCGTGGCGGCCGTGGCCGAGTTCGTGGCGGCGCCGCGGTGGGAGGCGGTCGCGCTGGCCGGCGGGGTCGCGGTGGTGGTGCTGGTGGGCGCGCGGTGGCGGCCGGGGGTGCCGTTCTCGTTGCCCGCGGTGGTCGTGGGCACGCTGGCCGCGCAGTGGCTCCCGGTCGCGCGGATCGGGGACCTCCCGGCGTCGCTGCCCGCGCCTTCGCTGGCGTTCCTGGACCTGGGTGCGGTGTGGTCGCTGCTGCCCTCGGCGGTGGCGGTGGCCGCGTTGGCGGCGTTGGAGAGCCTGCTGTCGGCGGCGGTGGCGGACGGGATGAGCGTCAACCAGCGGCACGACCCGGATCGCGAGCTGTTCGGGCAGGGGTTGGCGAACCTGGTGGTGCCGCTGTTCGGCGGGGTGCCCGCCACGGCGGCCATCGCGCGCACGGCGGTCAACGTCCGTTCCGGCGCGACCTCGCGGCTGGCGGCGTTGACCCACGCGGTGGTGTTGCTGCTGATCGTGCTGGTCGCCGCGCCCTGGGTGTCGCGGGTTCCGCTGGCGGTGCTGGCCGGTGTCCTGCTGGCCACGGCGGTCCGGATGGTCGAGGTCGGTTCGGTGCGGGCGTTGGTGCGCTCGGGCCGCTCGGATGCGGCCGTGCTGGTGTTGACGGCGGTGGCGACGCTCGCGCTGGACCTCGTGACCGCCGTGATCGTCGGCCTGGTGCTGGCGGGGGTGTTCGCGTTGCGCGCGGTGTCGCGCACGGCCCGGCTGGAGGAGGTGCCGCTGGAGCCGGGCGACCACCGGGCGGAGGAACGGGCGCTGCTGGCCGAGCACATCGTGGCTTACCGCCTGGACGGTCCGCTGCTGTTCGCCGCGGCCCACCGGTTCCTGCTGGAGCTGACCGAGATCGCCCCGGTGTCGGTGGTGGTCCTGCGGATGTCCCGGGTGTCGGCGATCGACGCCACGGGCGTGCACGTGCTGCGCGATGCCGTGCGCCGCTTGGAACACCGGGGGATCACGGTCCTGATGTCGGGCGTGCGCGAGGAACACCGGCGGGCGTTGGGCACGCTGGACGTACGGGCGTTCGACCACACCCCGGACGCCATCGACCACGCCCGCGCCCTGCTGGAGGAACGCAACCTCCTGCCGTGA
- a CDS encoding TetR/AcrR family transcriptional regulator encodes MSKGEATKQAVLERAAATASRIGLSGLTIGSLAEDTGMSKSGLFAHFRSKELLQAQVLAHARQLFVDQVVRPALAAPRGEARVRALFEHWLATTKDRSSACLFVSASAEYDDQPGPIRDQLVRDHLDFADSVAQMFRTGISEGDFRRDADPEQFAHDVHGVMLAFFHARRLLDDPAAEARTRYAFDKLLAAARA; translated from the coding sequence GTGAGCAAGGGTGAGGCGACCAAACAGGCCGTGCTGGAGCGCGCCGCCGCCACCGCCAGCCGGATCGGGTTGTCCGGGTTGACCATCGGGTCGCTGGCGGAGGACACCGGCATGTCCAAGAGCGGCCTGTTCGCCCACTTCCGGTCCAAGGAGCTGTTGCAGGCGCAGGTGCTCGCGCACGCCCGGCAGCTGTTCGTGGACCAGGTCGTGCGCCCGGCGCTGGCCGCACCGCGCGGCGAGGCCCGGGTGCGCGCGCTGTTCGAGCACTGGCTCGCGACCACCAAGGACCGCAGCTCGGCGTGCCTGTTCGTGTCGGCCTCCGCCGAGTACGACGACCAGCCCGGCCCGATCCGCGACCAGCTCGTGCGCGACCACCTCGACTTCGCCGACTCGGTCGCGCAGATGTTCCGCACCGGGATCAGCGAGGGCGACTTCCGCCGGGACGCCGACCCCGAGCAGTTCGCCCACGACGTCCACGGCGTGATGCTGGCGTTCTTCCACGCGCGCCGACTGCTGGACGACCCGGCCGCGGAAGCGCGGACCCGGTACGCCTTCGACAAGCTGCTCGCCGCCGCGCGGGCGTGA
- a CDS encoding ArsR/SmtB family transcription factor, whose protein sequence is MPLPLHEAKAEFFRILGHPVRIRVLELLQDGPKPVRDLLADIGIEASSLSAQLAVLRRSGVVRANRDGTTVVYALTSDDVGELLRVARKVLTGLLDGQNELLAMLRAEERA, encoded by the coding sequence GTGCCCCTCCCGCTGCACGAGGCCAAGGCCGAGTTCTTCCGGATCCTCGGGCACCCCGTGCGGATCCGGGTGCTGGAGCTGCTCCAGGACGGACCCAAGCCGGTGCGCGACCTGCTGGCCGACATCGGGATCGAGGCGTCCAGCCTCTCCGCGCAGCTCGCGGTGCTGCGCCGGTCGGGGGTGGTGCGGGCCAACCGGGACGGCACGACCGTCGTCTACGCCCTGACCAGCGACGACGTCGGCGAGTTGCTGCGGGTCGCGCGGAAGGTGCTGACCGGGCTGCTCGACGGGCAGAACGAGCTGCTGGCGATGTTGCGCGCCGAGGAGCGGGCGTGA
- a CDS encoding helix-turn-helix transcriptional regulator, producing MVETPHDPVAAVAALDEPTRRRLYDYVVRQPAPVGKDEAATAVGVPRTTVAFHLDRLVAEGLLDAVHERRTGRTGPGAGRPAKLYRRSAHPIAVSLPENRYELIGTLLADAVHESDASGEPARAVLHRRARDLGHDLGRGHGDTLTALEELGFEPRTEDRAIVLGNCPFHALAQRHTELVCGANLCLLEGLLDGLADTGRTARLAPAPGHCCVRLEPAAD from the coding sequence ATGGTCGAGACCCCGCACGACCCGGTGGCGGCCGTCGCCGCGCTCGACGAGCCGACCCGGCGCCGGCTGTACGACTACGTCGTGCGGCAACCCGCCCCGGTGGGCAAGGACGAGGCCGCGACCGCGGTCGGCGTCCCGCGCACGACCGTCGCCTTCCACCTGGACCGCCTGGTCGCCGAAGGCCTGCTGGACGCCGTCCACGAGCGCCGCACCGGGCGCACCGGCCCCGGCGCGGGCCGCCCGGCCAAGCTCTACCGCCGCTCCGCGCACCCGATCGCGGTCTCCCTGCCGGAGAACCGCTACGAGCTGATCGGCACCCTGCTCGCCGACGCGGTCCACGAGTCCGACGCCTCGGGCGAACCCGCCCGTGCCGTCCTCCACCGCCGCGCCCGCGACCTCGGCCACGACCTGGGCCGGGGACACGGCGACACCCTGACTGCCTTGGAGGAGTTGGGTTTCGAGCCGCGCACCGAGGACCGGGCGATCGTGCTGGGCAACTGCCCGTTCCACGCCCTGGCGCAACGGCACACCGAACTCGTGTGCGGCGCGAACCTGTGCCTGCTGGAAGGTCTGCTGGACGGCCTCGCGGACACCGGCCGCACCGCCCGCCTGGCCCCGGCGCCGGGCCACTGCTGCGTCCGCCTGGAACCCGCCGCGGACTGA
- a CDS encoding alpha/beta hydrolase → MYLVHGWGGHRNQLGRFVAPLVAAGYQVVAFDALSHGESGPGTLGRRATLPEFADALTAVVAEFGPAHGIVAHSMGATATALAVLDGLSATRLAFIAPMADPMAQTHLFARFLGFGDRVHRAFIARLEKVAGRAMSSFDIPSRATGQTLPPLLVVHDERDREVGHVNGEALASAWPDAKLVSTNGLGHHRILTDADVLHEVVTFVTAPTPAVPC, encoded by the coding sequence GTGTACCTGGTGCACGGGTGGGGCGGCCACCGCAACCAACTCGGCCGCTTCGTCGCCCCGCTCGTGGCCGCCGGCTACCAGGTCGTCGCGTTCGACGCGCTGAGCCACGGCGAGTCCGGCCCCGGGACGCTGGGCCGCCGGGCGACGCTGCCGGAGTTCGCCGACGCCCTGACCGCCGTCGTCGCCGAATTCGGCCCGGCACACGGCATCGTCGCCCACTCGATGGGCGCCACGGCGACCGCGCTGGCCGTGCTGGACGGCCTGTCCGCCACCAGGCTCGCGTTCATCGCACCCATGGCCGACCCCATGGCGCAGACGCACCTGTTCGCCCGTTTCCTCGGTTTCGGCGACCGCGTGCACCGCGCCTTCATCGCCCGCTTGGAAAAGGTCGCCGGCCGGGCGATGTCGTCCTTCGACATCCCGTCCCGCGCGACCGGCCAGACCCTGCCGCCGTTGCTGGTGGTCCACGACGAGCGCGACCGGGAGGTCGGTCACGTCAACGGCGAGGCCCTGGCGTCCGCCTGGCCGGACGCGAAACTGGTCAGCACCAACGGTTTGGGCCACCACCGGATCCTCACCGACGCCGACGTGCTGCACGAGGTCGTCACCTTCGTCACCGCGCCCACCCCGGCCGTCCCGTGCTGA
- the folE gene encoding GTP cyclohydrolase I FolE: protein MSQPRLQVLHGRDGVDLEAARRAVADLLLALGKDPESEHLADTPRRVAHAYAELLTPREFNLTTFPNDEGYDELVLARAIPVQSLCEHHLLPFQGVAHVGYLPGERILGLSKLARVMELFARDLQVQERLTKQVADWLQDHLAPRGVGVVIEAEHLCMSLRGVRAAGSRTVTSSLHGVLREDARSRQEFFALAGLQP, encoded by the coding sequence ATGTCGCAACCCCGCTTGCAGGTGCTCCACGGCCGCGACGGCGTGGACCTGGAGGCCGCGCGGCGCGCCGTCGCGGACCTGCTGCTCGCCCTGGGCAAGGACCCCGAGTCCGAACACCTGGCCGACACGCCGCGCCGCGTCGCGCACGCCTACGCCGAACTGCTCACCCCGCGCGAGTTCAACCTGACGACCTTCCCCAACGACGAGGGCTACGACGAACTGGTGCTGGCCCGCGCCATCCCGGTGCAGTCGCTGTGCGAACACCACCTGCTGCCGTTCCAGGGCGTGGCGCACGTCGGCTACCTGCCCGGCGAGCGCATCCTGGGCCTGTCCAAGCTGGCCCGGGTGATGGAGCTGTTCGCCCGCGACCTGCAGGTGCAGGAACGCCTGACCAAGCAAGTCGCCGACTGGCTCCAGGACCACCTCGCCCCACGCGGCGTCGGCGTGGTGATCGAGGCGGAGCACCTGTGCATGTCCCTGCGCGGCGTGCGCGCGGCGGGGTCCCGGACCGTCACCTCGTCCCTGCACGGCGTGCTGCGCGAGGACGCCCGGTCCCGGCAGGAGTTCTTCGCCCTGGCCGGCCTCCAGCCCTGA
- a CDS encoding bleomycin resistance protein has translation MVMRVAVPVLPCRDVQAARSYFTDVLGFDTIFTWETPPSYAAVIRDTAEFHLYAESSVGPARVTVIVDDVDSCHDELRARGADIVEPLADRPYGMRDFNVRTPDGHLLVFSQPLTENG, from the coding sequence ATGGTCATGCGGGTGGCGGTTCCCGTGCTGCCGTGCCGAGATGTGCAGGCAGCGCGGTCGTACTTCACGGACGTGCTCGGATTCGACACCATATTCACCTGGGAGACCCCACCTAGCTACGCGGCCGTGATCCGCGACACCGCCGAGTTCCACCTGTACGCCGAAAGCAGCGTCGGCCCGGCCAGGGTGACGGTTATCGTCGACGACGTCGATTCCTGCCACGACGAGCTGCGCGCCCGCGGCGCCGACATCGTCGAGCCACTGGCTGACCGGCCCTACGGGATGCGCGACTTCAACGTACGGACACCCGATGGGCACTTGTTGGTTTTCAGCCAGCCGCTTACCGAGAACGGGTGA
- a CDS encoding LysR family transcriptional regulator: protein MRDSGTYGWAASPLDLNLLRTFLAVYRSGSFTAAARLLGLSQPTVTTQIRALERQLGRELFERQARGVVPAPPADDLAARVGPPLDALNAVAGDDGHQADPVHVAGPAEFLTHCVVPHLAPLVDQGVRLRITAGQTEQLLDGLGAARYDLVVATHRPRGRNLASAPLADEEFVLVAGPAWAQRIGPVDDPAALNGVPLVAYAEDLPIVRRYWRHVFGRRLTCHPAVTVPDLRAVLAAVAGGTGFSVLPRYLCERELAAGELVVLHEPEDPPINTGFLVQRPGSSANPHVSLVRDHLLRVGRHALSTVRS from the coding sequence GTGAGGGATAGCGGAACCTATGGCTGGGCGGCGTCGCCGCTGGACCTGAACCTGCTGCGGACGTTCCTGGCCGTCTACCGGTCCGGCTCGTTCACCGCCGCCGCGCGCCTGCTCGGCCTGTCCCAGCCCACCGTCACCACCCAGATCCGGGCGCTGGAACGCCAACTGGGCCGGGAGCTGTTCGAGCGGCAGGCCCGGGGCGTGGTCCCCGCGCCGCCCGCCGACGACCTCGCCGCCCGCGTCGGCCCGCCGCTGGACGCGCTCAACGCCGTGGCCGGCGACGACGGCCACCAGGCCGACCCCGTGCACGTCGCCGGTCCGGCGGAGTTCCTCACCCACTGCGTCGTGCCCCACCTCGCGCCGCTGGTCGACCAGGGGGTGCGGCTGCGCATCACCGCCGGTCAGACCGAGCAGCTGCTGGACGGCCTGGGCGCGGCCCGCTACGACCTGGTCGTGGCCACGCACCGCCCGCGCGGGCGCAACCTCGCCTCCGCGCCACTGGCCGACGAGGAGTTCGTGCTGGTCGCGGGGCCGGCGTGGGCGCAGCGCATCGGGCCGGTGGACGACCCCGCCGCGCTCAACGGGGTGCCGCTGGTCGCCTACGCCGAAGACCTGCCGATCGTGCGCCGCTACTGGCGGCACGTGTTCGGCCGCCGCCTGACGTGCCACCCGGCGGTCACCGTGCCCGACCTGCGCGCGGTGCTGGCGGCGGTGGCCGGCGGCACGGGCTTCAGCGTGCTGCCCCGCTACCTGTGCGAACGGGAGCTGGCGGCCGGGGAGCTGGTCGTGCTGCACGAGCCGGAGGACCCGCCGATCAACACCGGGTTCCTGGTCCAGCGGCCCGGATCGTCGGCCAACCCGCACGTGTCGCTCGTCCGCGACCACCTGCTGCGCGTCGGCCGCCACGCCCTGAGCACCGTCAGGTCCTGA
- a CDS encoding PaaX family transcriptional regulator produces MLDLDDPALDAPATRGTQPRQLIVTLYGLYARAGGGWLAVGSLVRLLAELGVDEPAVRSSVSRLKRRGILTPRAVDGVAGYALTEQAQEILREGDYRIFEREQASMADGWLLAVFSIPESERQKRHVLRTQLTKLGFGTAAPGVWIAPAHVYEEVGERLTRLELRDYVNLFRADYLSTLPDLADKVRQWWDLDALERLYADFCAAYETDWTDEPSEREAFVAYVRILTDWRRLPYLDPGLPPEVLPRRWSGTRAVALFESARVRLEGPARRHAMRIISHR; encoded by the coding sequence ATGCTCGACCTGGACGACCCGGCCCTGGACGCGCCCGCGACCAGGGGCACGCAGCCCCGCCAGCTGATCGTGACGCTGTACGGCCTGTACGCGCGGGCCGGCGGCGGGTGGCTCGCGGTCGGGTCGCTGGTGCGGCTGCTCGCCGAGCTGGGCGTGGACGAGCCCGCGGTCCGGTCGTCGGTGTCCCGGCTCAAGCGGCGCGGCATCCTGACCCCGCGCGCGGTGGACGGCGTCGCCGGGTACGCGCTGACCGAGCAGGCGCAGGAGATCCTGCGCGAGGGCGACTACCGGATCTTCGAGCGCGAGCAGGCCTCCATGGCGGACGGCTGGCTGCTCGCGGTGTTCTCCATCCCCGAGTCCGAGCGGCAGAAGCGGCACGTCCTGCGCACGCAGCTGACCAAGCTGGGCTTCGGCACCGCCGCGCCCGGCGTGTGGATCGCCCCCGCGCACGTCTACGAGGAGGTCGGCGAGCGGCTGACCCGGCTGGAGCTGCGCGACTACGTCAACCTGTTCCGCGCCGACTACCTGTCCACGCTGCCCGACCTGGCCGACAAGGTGCGCCAGTGGTGGGACCTGGACGCGCTGGAGCGCCTCTACGCGGACTTCTGCGCGGCCTACGAGACCGACTGGACCGACGAGCCGTCCGAGCGCGAGGCGTTCGTGGCCTACGTCCGCATCCTCACCGACTGGCGCCGCCTGCCCTACCTGGACCCGGGCCTGCCGCCTGAGGTGCTGCCGCGCAGGTGGAGCGGCACGCGGGCGGTGGCGTTGTTCGAGTCGGCCCGGGTCCGGCTGGAGGGCCCGGCCCGCCGGCACGCGATGCGGATCATCTCCCACCGCTGA
- a CDS encoding RidA family protein, with amino-acid sequence MIEEIVSDRVAKLDLPLPHGVRAGDYVYVSGQIAARPDGSIVVGDFEAETRAVLDNVQAVVEAAGGTLADVCKVTVFLLNATLFEPMNRVYAEYFTAPYPARSTVLAPLSNPDLRIEIEAVAYLPRR; translated from the coding sequence ATGATCGAGGAGATCGTGAGCGACCGCGTCGCCAAGCTCGACCTGCCCCTGCCGCACGGCGTGCGCGCCGGCGACTACGTCTACGTGTCCGGGCAGATCGCCGCACGGCCCGACGGCAGCATCGTCGTCGGGGACTTCGAGGCCGAGACCAGGGCGGTGCTGGACAACGTCCAGGCGGTGGTCGAGGCGGCGGGCGGGACGCTCGCCGACGTCTGCAAGGTGACCGTGTTCCTGCTCAACGCCACCCTGTTCGAGCCGATGAACCGCGTCTACGCCGAGTACTTCACCGCCCCCTACCCCGCCCGCTCCACCGTGCTGGCCCCGCTGTCCAACCCCGACCTGCGCATCGAGATCGAGGCCGTGGCCTACCTGCCGCGGCGGTGA